The following coding sequences lie in one Fusarium poae strain DAOMC 252244 chromosome 1, whole genome shotgun sequence genomic window:
- a CDS encoding hypothetical protein (BUSCO:48005at5125) gives MFNPRFLVVSLGNPLPKYQSLHSAGHFALNGLANVLRNPSFQEKTFGGQSCLVSQGPKYTLVQSPTLMNISGRFVARAWSDMVKQQDPSSLSLIIVHDELEAKKGAVSLRAWDRSPRGHNGIKDVKNKLSQDKYPTSPFVRIAVGIGRPSDGDRDRGTVSNYVLDRISNEERRVFEEDEVPRRVAEQLIQVEKEWKAELER, from the coding sequence ATGTTCAACCCTCGGTTCTTGGTTGTTAGCTTGGGAAATCCTTTGCCGAAATATCAAAGTCTTCATTCAGCTGGTCACTTTGCTCTCAATGGTCTCGCCAACGTTCTACGCAACCCTTCATTTCAAGAAAAGACTTTCGGGGGCCAATCATGCCTAGTATCCCAAGGTCCAAAGTACACTCTGGTTCAGTCGCCTACTCTTATGAACATCTCTGGTCGCTTCGTTGCCCGTGCCTGGAGCGATATGGTCAAGCAACAAGACCCTTCGTCACTCAGTTTGATTATTGTACATGACGAACTTGAGGCGAAAAAGGGTGCTGTTTCTCTCAGAGCCTGGGATCGAAGTCCCAGGGGACACAATGGCATCAAGGACGTCAAAAACAAGCTGTCACAGGATAAGTATCCTACCTCGCCGTTTGTGCGGATAGCCGTTGGAATAGGACGCCCCTCAGATGGAGATAGAGACCGAGGCACTGTCAGTAACTATGTCCTTGACCGGATCTCGAACGAGGAGAGGAGGGTttttgaggaggatgaagtACCGCGCCGGGTTGCGGAGCAGCTCATTCAAGTGGAAAAGGAATGGAAAGCCGAGCTTGAGCGATGA
- a CDS encoding hypothetical protein (TransMembrane:11 (o32-53i65-83o117-139i151-171o183-204i225-242o254-274i286-303o309-326i338-364o384-409i)~BUSCO:19128at5125) yields the protein MATPYNGTDDSADDGYSTGVSDLNIFYETGHLVFLVTCAVLVLLMIPGVGFFYSGLARRKSALTLILLSMISVAVISFQWFFWGYSLTFSRTGNAFLGDLTQFGLMETLAQPNGSSALPDILFCLYQGMFAAITPALAIGAVADRGRILPAIVFMFLWSTIVYDPIAYWTWNANGWLFNLPSYDFAGGGPVHVASGTCALAYSLMLGKRTGYSRNNGLPYRPHNVTHVVLGTVFLWIGWFGFNGGSALAMNIRAIMACYVTNLAASCGAIAWILLDYRLEKKWSTIGFCSGAISGLVAITPAAGFVKPWGAVIIGVCGGVLCNFATKLKFLINIDDSLDIFAIHGVGGMVGNILTGIFGTKSIASLDGAEYDPIGWVDSNWVQLGYQIAGTLACFAWSFVLTCLLLFILNLIPGLSLRVSPEEEELGTDDGQLGEFAYDYVEMTRHMADSTHPNSDASARTSHEKV from the exons ATGGCGACTCCTTACAATGGTACCGATGACTCTGCCGACGATGGTTACTCGACTGGCGTTTCTGACCTCAATATCTTCTATGAG acgGGCCACTTGGTCTTCCTGGTCACCTGCGCTGTGCTCGTTCTTCTCATGATTCCCGGCGTGGGTTTCTTCTACAGCGGTCTCGCTCGTCGCAAGTCGGCCCTGACTTTGATCCTATTGTCCATGATCTCGGTTGCTGTCATCAGCTTCCAATGGTTCTTCTGGGGTTATTCCTTGACCTTTTCACGAACTGGAAATGCCTTCTTGGGCGATCTCACCCAGTTCGGTCTCATGGAGACACTCGCCCAGCCCAATGGCTCTAGTGCTCTCCCTGATATTCTCTTTTGTCTTTACCAGGGCATGTTTGCTGCTATTAC ACCTGCCCTTGCCATTGGTGCTGTAGCAGACAGAGGTCGTATCCTCCCGGCTATCGTCTTCATGTTCCTCTGGTCCACTATCGTCTACGACCCCATCGCATACTGGACCTGGAACGCCAACGGCTGGCTCTTCAACCTTCCCAGCTATGACTTTGCTGGTGGCGGTCCCGTTCACGTCGCCTCAGGAACATGCGCCCTTGCGTACTCCCTCATGCTCGGTAAGCGCACCGGGTACTCTCGCAACAATGGTCTTCCCTACCGCCCTCACAACGTCACTCATGTTGTTCTCGGAACGGTCTTCCTCTGGATTGGTTGGTTTGGCTTCAATGGTGGTTCAGCTCTTGCTATGAACATACGCGCTATCATGGCATGCTATGTGACCAACCTGGCTGCCTCATGCGGTGCCATTGCGTGGATCCTACTCGATTATCGTCTTGAGAAGAAGTGGAGCACCATCGGTTTCTGCTCCGGTGCCATCTCTGGTCTTGTCGCCATTACTCCCGCTGCTGGCTTCGTCAAGCCCTGGGGTGCAGTCATTATCGGAGTTTGTGGTGGTGTCCTGTGCAACTTTGCCACCAAGCTCAAGttcctcatcaacattgaCGACAGTCTTGATATCTTTGCTATCCACGGAGTTGGTGGTATGGTTGGTAACATCCTCACCGGTATCTTTGGAAC TAAATCCATCGCCTCTCTTGACGGTGCAGAGTACGACCCCATCGGCTGGGTTGACAGCAACTGGGTCCAGTTGGGCTACCAGATTGCTGGCACTCTGGCCTGCTTCGCCTGGTCCTTTGTACTTACCTGCCTTCTGCTTTTCATTCTCAACCTCATCCCCGGTCTGTCTCTGCGTGTCTCTcccgaggaggaagagcttGGCACGGATGATGGACAGTTGGGCGAGTTTGCATATGACTATGTCGAGATGACTCGCCACATGGCTGACAGCACACATCCCAACTCTGATGCGAGTGCGCGAACAAGTCACGAGAAGGTCTAG